One bacterium genomic window, ACGATGGCCCCGATCACCTGCACGTTCCTGCGCCAGATCAAACCGGAAGAAACCCCCACCGACTCGCTCCAGTGGGGCCCCAGTTGAGGCACGGACCGCGGTTGCCATGAGCGATCAGACTCCCACATCCCTCTCCGGCGGACTGCGGCTGTCGGTGGCCCCCAGTGCGGCGCAAAAAGATGTCTTTGTCGTGCGTGTCGACGGCACGGTTGACACGCTGACCGCCGATGAACTGGACAATGTGATCGGCACCCTGGTGCGGCAGAAGCGCACCCGTCTGGTTATCGATCTGGCCGGGGCGCAGTACATTTCCTCGGCCGGTTGGGGGATTTTCATCTCGCGCCTGCGCGAAGCCCGCGAGGGCGGCGGCGATCTGAAACTCGCGCGCATGACCGCGCCGGTGCGCGATGTCTACAATCTGCTCGAACTGGAGGGCGTGCTGTTGCACTTCGACGGGCTCGATGCCGCCGAGGCGCATTTCCAGGGCGGCAACGGCCACGGCCGCGCCGCCGTGGCGCGTCCGGTTCCCGCGTCGGCAGCGCCTTCCGCGCCCGCGGCCCCCGCGGCGCCCGCCCCGCAGACAGTCATCGATGCCTTGCGCCAGTTGATCCTCGAAGACCCCTTCTATTCCATCGGCGAACTGCGCGCCCGCCTGGCGGAAACCGGATCGTTTCGCGCCGGACGTTGGGCGATCTTTCGCGCCCTCTGGTCAGCCGGGTTGGCGTTGCGGCGCCAACGAT contains:
- a CDS encoding STAS domain-containing protein, yielding MSDQTPTSLSGGLRLSVAPSAAQKDVFVVRVDGTVDTLTADELDNVIGTLVRQKRTRLVIDLAGAQYISSAGWGIFISRLREAREGGGDLKLARMTAPVRDVYNLLELEGVLLHFDGLDAAEAHFQGGNGHGRAAVARPVPASAAPSAPAAPAAPAPQTVIDALRQLILEDPFYSIGELRARLAETGSFRAGRWAIFRALWSAGLALRRQRFRYYRRQMHGSRAFR